A region of the Salinisphaera sp. T31B1 genome:
GGCCAGCATACGTTTCTGTCTGGGTGCAGACATCGACCGGGCCGGGGCCGCATGTGCCGCCGATCGGTTCGTCGCCGAAGTCCAGCGTCTGCGCGCGCTGGGCCGGCCCGCGGCTGCGTGAGCACAACGGATACGCCAATCTGGCTGACGCATTTCCTGGCGCCGCAGCACGCATTGTCTAAATATGACATCATGCAATGGCAAGGTTCGGGGTCGGCGGATACGCCCGGTGCCGATGCGGTATGCCGTATGCTGTTGTGTCTGGGTGAGGATGGCCAGCGGATCAAGCATGCCGCATTCGAGGTGTTCGGTCCGCCGGTGGCCGTCGCCTGTGCCGACTGGGCCTGCGAGTGGCTGAGCGATCGAACGATTGCCGCCGCACGCAGTCTCAGCGTAAAGGATTTCGAGCAGGCACTGGCACTTGCGCCGAGTCAGCGGTATGCCGCGTTGCTCGTCGCCGACGCATTGGCTGAGGCCTTTCGCTGTCTGTGAGCGCAGTGGCCGCACGCCGACTGGCATACAGGTTCGCCAATCTGGGATCATGAGGTTATGAGCGATACAGCG
Encoded here:
- a CDS encoding iron-sulfur cluster assembly scaffold protein, whose product is MSTTDTPIWLTHFLAPQHALSKYDIMQWQGSGSADTPGADAVCRMLLCLGEDGQRIKHAAFEVFGPPVAVACADWACEWLSDRTIAAARSLSVKDFEQALALAPSQRYAALLVADALAEAFRCL